From a single Gavia stellata isolate bGavSte3 chromosome 15, bGavSte3.hap2, whole genome shotgun sequence genomic region:
- the CALB2 gene encoding calretinin, translating into MAGPQQAPHLHLAELTASQFLDVWRHFDADGNGYIEGKELENFFQELESARKGAGVDSKKDNLGDKMKEFMHKYDKNADGKIEMAELAQILPTEENFLLCFRQHVGSSSEFMEAWRRYDTDRSGYIEANELKGFLLDLLKKANRPYDELKLQEYTQTILRMFDMNGDGKLGLSEMSRLLPVQENFLLKFQGMKLSSEEFNAIFAFYDKDGSGFIDENELDALLKDLYEKNKKEMNIQQLTNYRKSIMNLSDGGKLYRKELEIVLCSEPPM; encoded by the exons aTGGCCGGCCCGCAGCAGGCCCCGCACCTCCACCTGGCCGAGCTCACCGCCTCCCAGTTCCTCGACGTCTGGCGACACTTCGACGCGGACG gaAATGGCTACATCGAAGGCAAAGAGCTGGAAAACTTCTTCCAGGAGCTGGAAAGCGCAAGGAAGGGGGCGGGTGTG GACTCCAAGAAGGACAACTTGGGCGACAAGATGAAGGAGTTCATGCACAAGTACGACAAAAACGCGGACGGCAAAATCGAGATGGCGGAG CTGGCTCAGATCCTGCCCACGGAGGAGAATTTCCTGCTGTGTTTCCGCCAGCACGTGGGCTCCAGCTCGGAGTTCATGGAG GCTTGGCGGAGGTACGACACGGACCGCAGCGGCTACATCGAAGCCAACGAGCTCAAG GGCTTCTTGTTGGACCTGCTGAAGAAGGCGAACCGGCCCTACGACGAGCTCAAGCTGCAGGAGTACACGCAGACCATC CTGCGGATGTTCGACATGAACGGCGACGGGAAGCTGGGACTCTCGGAGATGTCCCG acttTTGCCTGTGCAAGAAAACTTCCTTCTGAAGTttcag GGGATGAAGCTGTCCTCGGAGGAGTTCAATGCCATCTTCGCCTTCTATGACAAG GACGGGAGCGGCTTCATTGACGAGAACGAGCTGGACGCGCTTTTGAAAGACCTGTACGAGAAGAATAAGAAA GAGATGAACATCCAGCAGCTCACCAACTACAGGAAGAGCATCATGAACCTCTCCGACGGGGGCAAACTCTACCGCAAGGAACTGGAGATCGTGCTCTGCAGCGAGCCCCCCATGTAG